A region from the Thermanaeromonas toyohensis ToBE genome encodes:
- a CDS encoding prepilin peptidase, whose product MDPPAIFYLLGFIVPVNIAGFCDWCWNLVPNAITLPLMLAGMVHQTIYGGLEGLREAFPGGFAFFIFGCFLYRLGGIGGGDDKLMIAIGCWLGAGKAAVIVLAAAIIGIVWGLYKYARMGILRERLQAFLGALYLRLVYGTKPGWSWPRLPEDVNAPVPREAVPFGTCLAVAATLLIIVWGGR is encoded by the coding sequence ATGGACCCGCCAGCGATTTTTTATTTACTGGGGTTTATCGTCCCCGTAAATATAGCCGGTTTCTGTGACTGGTGCTGGAATCTCGTCCCCAATGCGATTACTCTCCCTCTTATGCTAGCGGGCATGGTTCATCAGACGATTTATGGCGGGCTGGAAGGTTTGCGAGAAGCCTTCCCCGGGGGTTTTGCCTTTTTTATCTTCGGGTGCTTCCTGTACCGGCTGGGTGGAATAGGAGGCGGGGATGATAAGCTGATGATTGCCATAGGCTGCTGGCTGGGAGCGGGGAAAGCAGCGGTGATAGTCTTGGCCGCGGCAATAATAGGGATAGTATGGGGGTTGTACAAGTATGCCCGGATGGGGATCCTCCGGGAGCGCTTGCAGGCGTTCTTGGGCGCCTTGTATTTAAGGCTGGTGTACGGCACAAAGCCCGGCTGGAGCTGGCCCAGGCTCCCTGAGGATGTTAATGCTCCCGTACCCCGGGAGGCAGTGCCCTTCGGCACCTGCCTGGCCGTGGCCGCCACACTGCTGATTATAGTTTGGGGAGGTAGGTAA
- a CDS encoding SAF domain-containing protein, translated as MLKSSFKKIPGGSLLLTALLTGILAATGVYAAFASVYQPAQVVVAARNVEPLKKIGPGDVKVITISRRDLHPRALTQLGQAIGAYTRMPLVEGEMLFPEKLVRDPGQAVEAYGTMKPDETLITLKSSQVNWPDVLRDGDFVSALAVYPDRVEEVATHARVVHNSKPLPILGELQSAREAEARPTSEITLLLNREEAKKILMATISAKLVYLLPQSPEKVAAR; from the coding sequence ATGCTCAAATCTTCTTTTAAAAAGATACCAGGAGGATCCTTACTACTGACTGCCCTCTTGACGGGCATTCTGGCTGCTACCGGGGTTTATGCTGCTTTTGCTAGTGTATACCAGCCAGCCCAGGTGGTAGTGGCCGCAAGGAACGTGGAGCCGCTAAAAAAGATAGGGCCTGGGGATGTTAAGGTGATTACCATTTCCAGAAGGGATCTCCATCCCCGCGCTTTGACACAGCTAGGCCAGGCTATAGGTGCTTATACCAGGATGCCTTTGGTGGAAGGGGAGATGCTTTTCCCGGAGAAGCTGGTACGCGATCCCGGCCAGGCTGTTGAGGCCTACGGCACCATGAAGCCGGACGAGACCCTTATAACCCTTAAATCCAGCCAGGTAAACTGGCCGGATGTATTGCGTGATGGTGACTTCGTTTCCGCCCTGGCGGTGTATCCAGACAGGGTGGAGGAAGTAGCTACTCATGCCAGGGTAGTCCACAATAGCAAGCCCTTGCCCATCCTGGGCGAGCTCCAGAGTGCCCGGGAGGCGGAGGCCAGGCCCACTTCGGAGATCACCCTTCTCTTAAATAGAGAGGAAGCCAAGAAGATCCTGATGGCTACCATCTCTGCTAAACTTGTGTATCTCTTGCCTCAAAGTCCGGAGAAGGTTGCTGCCCGGTGA
- a CDS encoding CpaF family protein: MRELNIQNQEWDKVLEATRRVLVEKYGESLLSANGNMVELVREEARKVLGREDKEVEDYVVSWIAGLGPVDQLLKDPLVSEIMINGPHDIFIEREGRIERTELSYRDNEEVMNVLYRLVQRCGRRINFSSPLVDARLPDGSRVNAVVPPAAPYPCVTIRRFVKRSFSTAELLDMGFLSPEMVTFLQAAVEGKANIVVAGATGSGKTTLIRWLCSFIPPGERVVTIEDTLELGLEREHVVPLEASDKAGIYELMINALRMRPDRIILGEIRGKEAFELLQAMGTGHDGSITSVHTNYNKRAAIQRIVRAALRAGGVTASELEEMIVEVIDLLIFVERLRDGSRKVVSISQVIPGEGKPAFRDIYRYRYSQGIHECVGEVTEELKEKLKKNLAGCLPPIRPFGGGGCD, from the coding sequence GTGAGAGAGTTGAATATCCAGAATCAGGAGTGGGATAAGGTCCTGGAGGCCACCAGGAGAGTCCTGGTGGAAAAGTACGGGGAATCCCTGCTTTCGGCCAACGGCAATATGGTGGAGCTGGTGAGGGAAGAGGCCAGGAAGGTGCTGGGCCGGGAGGATAAGGAAGTCGAGGATTACGTGGTGAGCTGGATCGCAGGCCTTGGCCCTGTGGACCAGCTTTTAAAGGATCCGCTGGTGAGCGAGATAATGATTAATGGCCCGCATGATATCTTTATAGAAAGGGAGGGCCGCATTGAAAGAACGGAGTTAAGTTACCGGGATAACGAGGAAGTGATGAACGTCCTGTACCGCCTGGTGCAGAGGTGCGGGCGGAGGATTAACTTCTCCTCGCCATTAGTGGATGCCAGGCTCCCCGACGGTTCCCGGGTGAACGCCGTGGTACCGCCTGCGGCTCCTTACCCGTGCGTTACCATCCGGCGTTTTGTAAAGCGCTCCTTCTCCACCGCAGAACTCCTGGATATGGGGTTTTTATCTCCGGAGATGGTTACTTTTTTGCAGGCTGCTGTAGAAGGGAAGGCCAATATCGTGGTGGCCGGGGCCACCGGGTCAGGCAAGACTACCCTGATCCGGTGGCTCTGTAGCTTCATCCCGCCCGGGGAAAGGGTTGTTACTATCGAGGATACCCTGGAGCTGGGGCTGGAGCGGGAGCACGTGGTGCCTTTAGAGGCTTCGGATAAGGCGGGGATTTATGAGCTAATGATTAACGCCTTGAGGATGCGGCCGGACAGGATTATCTTGGGCGAGATCAGGGGCAAGGAAGCCTTTGAGCTTTTGCAGGCTATGGGTACCGGCCATGATGGTTCCATAACTTCTGTGCACACCAACTACAACAAGCGGGCGGCTATACAGCGCATAGTGCGGGCGGCCTTGAGGGCTGGCGGGGTGACGGCCTCAGAACTGGAGGAGATGATTGTGGAGGTCATCGACCTCCTTATTTTTGTGGAGCGCTTGCGGGACGGCTCCCGCAAGGTGGTGAGCATAAGCCAGGTGATTCCAGGGGAGGGCAAGCCAGCCTTCAGGGATATTTACCGCTATCGCTACAGCCAGGGGATCCACGAGTGCGTGGGCGAGGTAACGGAGGAGTTGAAAGAGAAGCTCAAGAAGAACCTGGCCGGGTGCCTGCCTCCTATCCGGCCCTTTGGGGGTGGGGGATGTGACTGA
- a CDS encoding type II secretion system F family protein has product MTDVKLISFLVFLFAASTCFYLGRGRVVSLLEAYRRQQLFSSPPPRGSTRYLLDRMGRSRQGFILLTAVLAAAGIVVGLLLDNLAASVLSAVFAVIFSFKKLEVDYRQYKARVDEQAQAALQMIASLYDTTGDLVRAIEGAASCTASPMRDELVKTLVEYKTGASLAEALQSFAERADNRDIDIFVKAVVLSEKYGTDTAEVVAEIARVIRDRIMLREELRSEVRGQKLTVNLFLLFLPLTALLLYFSSEARYIITGTFFGKAVICFIILVEFGAWYFSRHAGVVEEL; this is encoded by the coding sequence GTGACTGACGTAAAGCTTATTTCTTTTCTGGTCTTCCTTTTTGCGGCCAGTACCTGCTTCTACTTGGGGCGGGGGAGGGTTGTGAGCCTGCTGGAAGCTTACAGGCGGCAGCAGCTCTTTTCTTCACCCCCGCCCCGGGGCTCGACCCGGTACTTATTAGACCGGATGGGGCGCTCAAGACAGGGGTTTATTCTCCTTACAGCAGTCCTGGCCGCCGCTGGGATTGTGGTCGGGCTCTTGCTTGACAACCTGGCCGCCAGCGTCCTTTCAGCGGTTTTTGCGGTCATTTTTAGCTTTAAGAAGCTAGAAGTGGATTACCGCCAGTACAAGGCCCGGGTAGATGAGCAGGCGCAGGCGGCCCTTCAGATGATAGCTTCCCTGTACGATACCACCGGCGACCTGGTCCGGGCCATCGAGGGGGCAGCAAGCTGCACGGCATCGCCTATGCGGGACGAGCTGGTGAAGACCCTGGTGGAATACAAGACCGGAGCTTCTCTGGCGGAGGCACTGCAGTCTTTTGCGGAGAGGGCTGACAACCGGGATATAGACATATTCGTGAAAGCCGTCGTCTTATCCGAAAAGTACGGGACGGATACGGCCGAGGTGGTGGCGGAGATCGCCCGGGTGATCCGGGACCGGATAATGTTGCGCGAGGAGTTGAGAAGCGAGGTGCGCGGGCAAAAGCTTACGGTTAATCTTTTCTTGCTCTTCCTGCCTTTGACCGCCTTGCTCCTTTATTTCTCCAGCGAGGCCCGGTACATTATCACCGGCACTTTCTTCGGCAAGGCAGTAATATGCTTTATTATCCTGGTGGAGTTCGGGGCCTGGTATTTCAGCCGCCATGCGGGGGTGGTGGAGGAGCTATGA
- a CDS encoding type II secretion system F family protein → MISTVLPVCILVAAAVFLLIVAWKAPPDLVRRAGRRFSSAATRERYRLYLWRLGREQEVDPEVILGFRAIAGAAAVLAGVMAWPASLPLAVLFLGAGALLYIFPEKYLERKEKLQSLRREFPLMVTLLKVFARASDLYQAMRVVRGAVRGELKRQLDILAAELEVFPLPEALDNLAKRAGYGPLASLIGVVMMAIQTGANVEEVLDTFARHAYEERVNDIRRKIKVQPILMAVIPAVMFLSLLLLFVFPMYASIIDKTPGLLVQEGEKYARCY, encoded by the coding sequence ATGATTTCCACGGTGTTACCGGTATGCATCCTGGTAGCGGCCGCGGTTTTCCTGTTAATTGTAGCCTGGAAAGCACCTCCTGACCTGGTCAGGCGCGCGGGCAGGAGGTTTTCTTCTGCCGCCACCAGGGAGAGGTACAGGCTTTATCTGTGGCGCTTGGGCCGGGAACAGGAGGTGGACCCGGAGGTTATCTTAGGTTTCCGGGCCATAGCCGGTGCCGCTGCGGTCCTGGCAGGCGTTATGGCCTGGCCCGCAAGCTTACCCCTGGCCGTATTGTTCCTGGGCGCTGGGGCCTTGCTCTATATATTCCCGGAAAAGTACCTGGAAAGAAAAGAGAAGCTTCAAAGTTTGCGCCGGGAATTTCCCCTGATGGTGACTCTTCTTAAAGTGTTTGCGCGGGCGAGCGATCTCTACCAGGCCATGCGGGTGGTGAGGGGGGCTGTAAGGGGTGAACTTAAGAGGCAGCTCGATATCCTGGCTGCGGAGCTCGAGGTCTTCCCCTTGCCCGAAGCCCTGGACAACCTGGCCAAAAGGGCCGGGTACGGGCCCCTGGCAAGTCTAATAGGCGTGGTCATGATGGCCATCCAGACGGGAGCCAACGTGGAGGAGGTGCTGGACACCTTCGCCCGGCACGCCTATGAAGAGAGGGTAAACGACATAAGGCGGAAGATCAAGGTACAGCCCATTTTAATGGCCGTGATACCGGCGGTCATGTTTTTATCCCTTTTACTGCTTTTTGTTTTCCCCATGTACGCCAGTATAATCGATAAAACTCCGGGTTTATTAGTTCAGGAGGGAGAAAAATATGCTCGTTGCTATTGA
- a CDS encoding ParM/StbA family protein — MLVAIDQGYGYTKAVAGEKKAVFPSVVSPASETDLGLGRVSWGHCVTVRPQGSMVKRQYFAGELAVRCGLAAHLTLARDKLSRDISVLLMLTAAYLAGTEGQVTLAYGLPIAYFRHQRDEARRSLQGTAAYVSVDNGPEKYISFNHVAVFPQGVGALFSVDRLPQEGLVGLLDIGFYTTDYLLVDVRKDRVEPLPNYFGSMEIGVSSAMKAFGDRFLRLTGRPLSLVETQELWGKSRLTFEGQKLDLEPLQEESRVVVAQAIVEGITAAWAQKLSYVDVIYLAGGGGLEFLSTLRQSLRRDVVLVPEPQYANALGFYRMALKHLGAGSKSAGSM; from the coding sequence ATGCTCGTTGCTATTGACCAGGGTTACGGCTATACCAAAGCCGTGGCAGGGGAAAAGAAGGCCGTTTTCCCCTCGGTGGTCTCGCCTGCCAGTGAAACTGATCTGGGGTTAGGCCGGGTTTCCTGGGGACACTGCGTTACGGTAAGACCCCAGGGTTCTATGGTTAAGCGCCAGTATTTTGCTGGCGAACTGGCGGTGAGGTGCGGGCTTGCCGCCCATCTGACCCTGGCGCGGGACAAGCTTTCAAGGGACATTTCTGTCCTTCTCATGCTGACTGCGGCCTACCTGGCAGGTACCGAGGGCCAGGTGACCCTGGCTTATGGCCTGCCGATAGCTTATTTTCGCCACCAGCGAGACGAAGCCCGGCGGTCCCTCCAGGGAACGGCTGCTTATGTGAGCGTTGACAATGGGCCGGAAAAGTATATTAGCTTCAACCATGTTGCGGTGTTCCCGCAGGGGGTTGGCGCGCTGTTCAGTGTGGACAGGCTACCGCAGGAAGGACTGGTGGGATTGCTCGACATAGGCTTTTATACCACGGACTACCTGCTGGTAGATGTAAGGAAAGATAGGGTAGAGCCCCTGCCGAACTATTTCGGCTCTATGGAGATAGGTGTGAGTTCGGCCATGAAGGCCTTTGGGGACCGGTTCCTGCGGTTAACCGGCAGGCCTTTGAGCCTGGTGGAGACCCAAGAGCTCTGGGGTAAGTCCCGCCTGACCTTTGAGGGACAGAAACTAGATCTGGAACCGCTCCAGGAAGAAAGCCGCGTTGTGGTGGCGCAGGCAATAGTTGAGGGCATAACTGCTGCCTGGGCCCAGAAACTTAGCTATGTTGATGTAATATATCTGGCCGGTGGTGGCGGCCTGGAGTTTTTATCTACACTAAGGCAGTCCCTGCGCAGGGATGTAGTTCTGGTACCCGAACCGCAATACGCTAATGCCCTGGGCTTTTACCGCATGGCCTTAAAGCATCTGGGCGCCGGGAGTAAAAGCGCCGGGTCTATGTAG
- a CDS encoding EAL domain-containing protein encodes MKRKDIEAIIRNPTRIQVYYQPIVDLLSGRLWGYEALVRGKGVLSNPGRLFRAAYAVDLLKELDIACFKLILAKGLPPDSKLCVNVTGEGLAGLDISFAGPRLVLELTEYGTYDLRQLLPILDKWREKGTSLAIDDVGGEVTQIRASLYFQPDLIKINRSLVSYCDIQGSKRLFLEQILEVCRYVGAETVAEGIERVEELEVLRGLGIKYGQGYLLGKPQPCWASYRAVVR; translated from the coding sequence TTGAAGAGGAAGGATATAGAGGCGATTATAAGAAACCCTACGAGGATACAGGTCTATTACCAGCCCATAGTAGATCTTCTGTCCGGGCGGCTGTGGGGGTATGAGGCCCTGGTCAGAGGGAAAGGCGTACTCTCCAACCCGGGCAGGCTTTTCCGTGCTGCATATGCAGTAGATTTATTGAAGGAGCTAGATATAGCCTGCTTTAAGTTAATCCTGGCCAAGGGGTTACCACCAGATAGCAAGCTTTGCGTCAATGTTACAGGTGAGGGGCTGGCAGGGCTGGATATCTCTTTTGCTGGCCCGCGCCTTGTGCTGGAGTTAACGGAGTATGGCACATACGACCTTAGACAGTTGCTGCCCATACTGGATAAATGGCGCGAGAAGGGAACGTCATTGGCTATCGATGATGTGGGGGGCGAGGTTACACAGATCCGGGCCTCCCTGTACTTCCAGCCTGATCTAATCAAGATTAATCGCTCCCTGGTCAGCTACTGTGATATACAGGGGAGCAAAAGGCTTTTTCTCGAGCAAATTCTCGAGGTATGCCGCTATGTAGGCGCGGAAACCGTGGCTGAAGGTATTGAACGGGTGGAGGAACTGGAAGTGCTGCGGGGTTTGGGAATAAAGTACGGGCAGGGCTACTTGTTAGGTAAACCGCAGCCTTGCTGGGCATCGTACCGGGCTGTGGTGCGCTGA
- a CDS encoding matrixin family metalloprotease yields MFIRKLKWAAIILIVFITSAISGFVLAYSLEPYHWPKGTTWWYSVGSNFTSDGVYSITVADNQWNNISNRQVYLANSGTTNNITTETRDGINEIFKANRGSNSYLAQTTSWYNTLTGLESEADIVLNMDYSWSNDPVPPPGFYDVKSVMTHEMGHVVGLGHSDVRSAVMYPTFADQEVRYTLDQDDINGYNAIPW; encoded by the coding sequence ATGTTTATTCGAAAGCTAAAATGGGCAGCAATAATCTTAATTGTATTTATAACTTCTGCCATTTCAGGATTTGTTTTAGCCTATAGCTTAGAACCGTATCATTGGCCTAAAGGTACCACATGGTGGTATTCTGTTGGTAGCAATTTTACCTCAGATGGGGTCTACTCTATTACCGTAGCCGACAACCAATGGAATAACATAAGTAATCGACAAGTATATTTAGCAAACAGCGGAACAACAAATAATATTACTACGGAAACCAGGGATGGCATAAACGAAATTTTTAAAGCTAATCGCGGATCAAATAGCTATTTGGCCCAAACAACGTCATGGTACAATACTTTAACAGGACTCGAATCAGAGGCCGATATTGTTTTAAATATGGATTATTCTTGGTCAAATGATCCCGTACCTCCGCCTGGATTTTATGATGTAAAATCAGTTATGACACATGAAATGGGGCATGTAGTTGGATTAGGTCATAGCGATGTTCGAAGCGCTGTAATGTATCCCACTTTTGCTGACCAAGAAGTCAGGTATACTCTCGATCAAGATGATATAAATGGTTATAATGCTATTCCGTGGTAA